Proteins encoded together in one Paracidovorax wautersii window:
- the rpsE gene encoding 30S ribosomal protein S5: protein MAKFQPKVQSEGQDDGLREKMIAVNRVTKVVKGGRILGFAALTVVGDGDGRVGMGKGKSKEVPAAVQKAMEEARRNLVKVSLKNGTIHHQVTGHHGAAHVMMAPAPKGTGIIAGGPMRAVFEVLGITDIVAKSHGSSNPYNMVRATFDALVHSTTPSEVAAKRGKSVEDIFA from the coding sequence ATGGCTAAATTCCAACCCAAAGTGCAGAGCGAAGGCCAAGACGACGGTCTGCGGGAAAAAATGATCGCGGTGAACCGCGTCACCAAAGTCGTGAAGGGCGGCCGTATTCTCGGTTTCGCTGCACTGACCGTGGTTGGCGACGGTGACGGCCGCGTGGGCATGGGCAAGGGCAAGTCGAAGGAAGTGCCTGCTGCCGTGCAAAAGGCGATGGAAGAAGCCCGTCGCAATCTGGTGAAGGTGTCGCTGAAGAACGGCACGATCCATCACCAGGTGACGGGCCACCATGGTGCCGCTCACGTGATGATGGCTCCGGCTCCCAAGGGTACCGGCATCATCGCAGGCGGCCCGATGCGCGCCGTGTTCGAAGTGCTGGGTATCACCGACATCGTGGCCAAGAGCCATGGTTCGTCCAACCCGTACAACATGGTCCGCGCCACCTTCGACGCGCTGGTGCACTCCACGACCCCTTCGGAAGTGGCAGCCAAGCGCGGCAAGTCGGTCGAAGACATCTTCGCCTGA
- the rpsD gene encoding 30S ribosomal protein S4, with amino-acid sequence MARYLGPKAKLSRREGTDLFLKSARRSIADKAKFDSKPGQHGRTSGQRTSDYGLQLREKQKVKRMYGVLEKQFRRYFEAADRRKGNTGANLLFLLESRLDNVVYRMGFGSTRAEARQLVSHKAITVNGQSVNIASYLVKTGDVVAVREKSKKQARVVEALQLAQQVGIPAWLEVSVDKAEGIFKKTPDRDEFGADINESLIVELYSR; translated from the coding sequence GTGGCACGTTACCTCGGCCCCAAGGCCAAACTCTCCCGCCGTGAAGGCACCGACCTGTTCCTGAAGAGCGCCCGCCGCTCCATCGCGGACAAGGCCAAGTTCGACTCCAAGCCCGGCCAACACGGCCGTACCTCTGGCCAACGCACCTCCGACTACGGTCTGCAGCTGCGCGAAAAGCAGAAGGTCAAGCGCATGTACGGCGTGCTGGAAAAGCAATTCCGCCGCTACTTCGAGGCAGCCGATCGCCGCAAGGGCAACACCGGCGCCAACCTGCTGTTCTTGCTGGAGTCCCGCCTGGATAACGTGGTGTACCGCATGGGCTTCGGCTCGACCCGCGCAGAAGCCCGCCAGCTGGTGTCGCACAAGGCGATCACCGTGAACGGTCAATCCGTGAACATCGCGTCCTACCTGGTCAAGACCGGTGACGTGGTGGCCGTGCGCGAAAAGTCCAAGAAGCAGGCCCGTGTGGTCGAAGCCCTGCAACTGGCACAGCAAGTGGGCATTCCCGCTTGGCTGGAAGTCAGTGTCGACAAGGCCGAAGGCATCTTCAAGAAGACGCCGGACCGTGACGAGTTCGGTGCCGACATCAACGAATCCCTGATCGTTGAGTTGTACTCGCGCTAA
- a CDS encoding BON domain-containing protein, with product MKSKMSRTACTVLAVCALAGALSACAPIVIGGAAVGTMMAADRRTTGSQVEDEGIELRAANRIREQLGERAHINVTSYNRQVLLTGEAATAADQQRAEQIVLGVENVRSVVNDVAVMPNTSLTQRSNDTFITGKVRASFVDAKDLYASAFKVVTEREVVYLMGRVSQREATRATDIARGVNGVRKVVRVFEIVSDDDLRRGTVQQQQLAPVTQDPAAATAPRN from the coding sequence ATGAAGTCGAAGATGTCCCGGACTGCCTGCACGGTGCTGGCGGTGTGTGCCCTGGCAGGTGCGTTGTCAGCCTGCGCGCCCATCGTGATCGGGGGGGCCGCGGTCGGCACCATGATGGCGGCCGACCGGCGTACGACAGGCTCGCAGGTGGAGGACGAAGGCATTGAACTGCGCGCCGCCAACCGCATCCGCGAGCAACTTGGCGAGCGGGCCCACATCAACGTGACCAGCTACAACCGCCAGGTGCTGCTGACCGGCGAGGCCGCGACGGCCGCGGACCAGCAGCGGGCCGAGCAGATCGTGCTGGGCGTGGAGAACGTTCGGTCGGTGGTGAACGATGTGGCCGTGATGCCCAACACCTCGCTGACGCAGCGCTCCAACGACACCTTCATCACCGGCAAGGTGCGCGCGAGCTTTGTCGATGCCAAGGATCTCTACGCCAGTGCCTTCAAGGTGGTGACCGAGCGGGAGGTCGTGTATCTCATGGGCCGGGTGAGCCAGCGCGAAGCCACGCGCGCCACCGACATTGCCCGCGGCGTCAACGGCGTGCGCAAGGTGGTGCGCGTGTTCGAGATCGTCTCGGACGACGACCTGCGGCGCGGAACGGTCCAGCAACAGCAGCTGGCCCCGGTGACGCAGGACCCGGCTGCGGCCACCGCGCCGCGCAACTGA
- the rpsK gene encoding 30S ribosomal protein S11, whose translation MAKSPANNAAQRVRKKVRKNVSDGIAHVHASFNNTIITITDRQGNALSWASSGGQGFKGSRKSTPFAAQVASEVAGRAAIEQGIKNLDVEIKGPGPGRESSVRALGALGIRITSISDVTPVPHNGCRPQKRRRI comes from the coding sequence ATGGCTAAATCTCCCGCCAATAACGCTGCTCAGCGTGTTCGCAAAAAGGTTCGTAAGAACGTGTCGGACGGCATCGCCCACGTGCATGCCTCCTTCAACAACACGATCATCACCATCACCGATCGCCAGGGCAATGCCCTGTCGTGGGCGTCGTCCGGCGGCCAGGGTTTCAAGGGCTCGCGCAAGTCGACCCCTTTCGCAGCCCAGGTGGCTTCGGAAGTGGCGGGGCGTGCTGCCATTGAACAAGGCATCAAGAACCTGGACGTCGAGATCAAGGGCCCCGGTCCCGGTCGTGAATCGTCTGTGCGCGCACTCGGTGCGCTGGGTATCCGCATCACGTCCATTTCCGATGTGACGCCGGTTCCCCATAACGGCTGCCGCCCTCAAAAGCGCCGCCGTATCTGA
- a CDS encoding Hsp70 family protein produces the protein MLNGYTLGIDFGTSNSAVALRRHGEAAVRLLPLEPGGDVMPTALFFNHETAQTHFGRDALRHYLEGFDGRLMRSLKSLLGSALLEDKTSVHGRLVSYRDIVAMFLQHLADRVVAEFGALPERLVLGRPVHFVDDNPLRDGAAQEALRDAAARAGFAQIEFQLEPIAAALDYEQRLSAEQLVLVVDIGGGTSDFTVVRLGPQRAQRADRSADVLATTGVHIGGTDFDRKLHLEQVMPLLGFRHQGPHGREVPSRVFFDLATWHLIPWQYSAKALRDAQQLRSDYAQSQLHDRLMTVLNERWGHRLVHAVEQAKIQASQTRAAATLELDWLAAGLGAEIGPQHLTGHLHSALAQIADCALECVHLAGVVPADIGAIYLTGGSSALQALRDALHEVFPSTPQVEGDLFGGVASGLAWTQRG, from the coding sequence ATGTTGAACGGATACACCCTGGGAATCGACTTCGGAACCTCGAATTCGGCGGTCGCCCTGCGCCGGCACGGGGAGGCCGCCGTCCGCTTGTTGCCTCTGGAGCCGGGCGGCGACGTCATGCCTACCGCGCTCTTCTTCAACCACGAGACTGCGCAAACCCATTTTGGACGGGATGCCTTGCGGCACTACCTGGAGGGGTTCGACGGTCGCCTGATGCGCTCTCTCAAAAGCCTGCTGGGAAGCGCCCTGCTGGAGGACAAGACTTCCGTGCACGGCCGCTTGGTGAGCTACCGCGACATCGTCGCCATGTTCCTGCAGCATCTTGCGGACCGCGTCGTCGCCGAATTCGGAGCGCTCCCGGAGCGCCTCGTACTGGGACGGCCTGTGCACTTCGTGGACGACAACCCGCTGCGGGACGGGGCCGCGCAAGAGGCGCTGCGCGACGCGGCGGCTCGGGCCGGGTTCGCGCAGATCGAGTTTCAGCTGGAGCCGATCGCTGCCGCGCTCGATTACGAGCAGCGCCTCAGTGCAGAGCAACTGGTGCTGGTGGTGGATATCGGTGGTGGCACGTCCGATTTCACGGTCGTGCGGCTGGGGCCCCAGAGGGCCCAGCGCGCCGACCGCTCGGCCGACGTCCTGGCGACGACGGGCGTGCATATCGGCGGTACGGATTTCGACCGCAAGCTCCACCTCGAACAGGTGATGCCGCTGCTGGGATTCAGGCACCAGGGCCCACACGGTCGCGAAGTACCCAGCCGGGTCTTCTTCGACCTGGCCACCTGGCACCTCATACCGTGGCAATACTCGGCGAAGGCGCTTCGGGACGCGCAACAGTTGCGCTCCGATTACGCGCAATCGCAGTTGCACGACCGCTTGATGACGGTATTGAATGAGCGGTGGGGACACCGCCTGGTCCATGCCGTGGAGCAGGCCAAGATCCAGGCTTCGCAGACGCGGGCTGCGGCAACCCTGGAGCTCGATTGGCTGGCGGCCGGCCTCGGCGCAGAGATCGGGCCGCAGCACCTGACGGGGCACCTGCATTCGGCACTCGCCCAGATCGCGGACTGTGCCCTGGAGTGCGTGCACTTGGCCGGCGTCGTGCCGGCCGACATCGGTGCTATCTATCTCACCGGCGGATCCTCCGCGCTGCAGGCGTTGCGAGACGCGCTGCACGAGGTGTTTCCGTCGACACCCCAGGTGGAGGGCGACCTGTTCGGTGGCGTGGCGTCGGGGCTGGCCTGGACCCAGCGCGGTTGA
- the rsmI gene encoding 16S rRNA (cytidine(1402)-2'-O)-methyltransferase: protein MSASFASALNAAREASGAQHYPQGALYVVATPIGNLADITLRALHVLQTVDAIACEDTRHTQSLLRAYGIDRSGSAWLAVHQHNEAQAAQQVVERLQQGQRIAYVSDAGTPGVSDPGARLVAAVRAAGLRSIPLPGASSVTAALSVAGAVAGKTETGGFLFAGFLPTKALERSTAVQHLAQEPRCVAVLEAPHRIRDLAEALGTLGVRQVTLARELTKQFEEIVTLQAQALAGWLAENEQRARGEFVVLLHPLQAAPADDGQGLRVLRLLLGELPVKTAVKLAAEITGGSRNVLYEQALQLKRGDGADGED, encoded by the coding sequence TTGAGCGCCTCTTTCGCTTCAGCCCTGAACGCCGCACGTGAAGCGTCCGGTGCGCAGCATTATCCGCAAGGCGCCTTGTACGTGGTCGCCACGCCCATCGGCAATCTGGCGGACATCACGCTAAGGGCCCTGCATGTGCTGCAGACGGTCGATGCCATCGCCTGCGAGGACACGCGCCACACCCAGTCGCTGCTGCGGGCCTACGGCATCGACCGCAGCGGTTCGGCATGGCTGGCCGTGCACCAGCACAACGAAGCGCAAGCAGCCCAGCAGGTGGTGGAACGCCTGCAGCAGGGGCAACGCATTGCCTACGTCAGCGATGCAGGGACCCCGGGCGTGAGCGATCCGGGGGCACGGCTGGTCGCCGCCGTACGGGCCGCGGGACTGCGCAGCATTCCGCTGCCTGGCGCCAGCAGCGTGACGGCAGCACTGAGCGTCGCCGGCGCGGTGGCCGGGAAGACCGAGACCGGCGGATTCCTCTTCGCGGGTTTCCTGCCCACCAAGGCCCTCGAGCGCAGCACCGCCGTGCAGCACCTGGCCCAGGAGCCGCGCTGCGTGGCAGTGCTGGAAGCGCCCCACCGCATCCGCGACTTGGCCGAGGCCCTCGGCACGCTCGGCGTACGCCAGGTCACGCTGGCGCGAGAGCTGACCAAGCAATTCGAAGAGATCGTGACCCTGCAGGCGCAGGCGCTGGCAGGTTGGCTGGCGGAGAATGAGCAACGCGCGCGCGGAGAGTTCGTGGTTCTGCTCCATCCGCTGCAGGCGGCGCCGGCGGACGATGGGCAGGGCCTACGCGTGCTTCGGCTGCTGCTGGGAGAACTGCCGGTCAAGACGGCGGTGAAACTGGCGGCGGAGATCACCGGCGGCTCACGCAACGTTCTTTACGAGCAGGCACTCCAGCTCAAGCGCGGCGACGGTGCCGACGGCGAGGACTGA
- the rpsM gene encoding 30S ribosomal protein S13, whose amino-acid sequence MARIAGINIPPHKHAEIGLTAIFGIGRTRARKICEATGIEYSKKIKDLTDADLEKIRDQIAQFTIEGDLRRETTMNIKRLMDIGCYRGFRHRRGLPMRGQRTRTNARTRKGPRKGAAALKK is encoded by the coding sequence ATGGCACGTATCGCTGGTATCAACATTCCGCCGCACAAGCACGCGGAAATCGGTCTGACCGCCATTTTTGGCATCGGTCGCACCCGCGCTCGCAAGATCTGCGAAGCAACCGGTATCGAGTATTCCAAGAAGATCAAGGATCTGACGGACGCCGATCTGGAAAAAATTCGCGACCAAATCGCCCAGTTCACCATTGAAGGTGACCTGCGCCGCGAAACCACGATGAACATCAAGCGCTTGATGGACATCGGCTGCTACCGCGGTTTCCGTCACCGCCGTGGCCTGCCCATGCGTGGTCAGCGTACGCGTACCAACGCCCGCACCCGCAAGGGTCCGCGCAAGGGCGCAGCGGCACTGAAGAAGTAA
- the rplO gene encoding 50S ribosomal protein L15 → MELNSIKPAAGAKHAKRRVGRGIGSGLGKTAGRGHKGQKSRSGGYHKVGFEGGQMPLQRRLPKRGFKSHLLKFNAEVTLSTLEQLGLAEVDLLALKTAGVVGQLAKVVKVINSGSLTKAVKLTGIGATAGAKAAIEAAGGSLA, encoded by the coding sequence ATGGAACTCAATAGCATCAAGCCCGCAGCAGGAGCCAAGCATGCCAAGCGCCGTGTCGGCCGTGGCATCGGCTCTGGCCTGGGCAAGACCGCTGGCCGTGGGCACAAGGGTCAGAAGTCGCGTTCCGGTGGCTACCACAAGGTCGGCTTTGAAGGCGGTCAAATGCCTTTGCAGCGCCGTCTGCCCAAGCGTGGCTTCAAGTCGCACCTGCTGAAGTTCAATGCAGAGGTGACGCTGAGCACCCTGGAGCAGCTGGGCCTGGCTGAAGTCGACCTGCTGGCGCTGAAGACCGCCGGTGTGGTGGGCCAGCTGGCCAAGGTGGTCAAGGTCATCAACAGCGGCTCTCTGACGAAGGCTGTCAAGCTGACCGGCATCGGCGCCACTGCAGGTGCCAAGGCCGCGATCGAAGCTGCCGGTGGCAGCCTGGCCTGA
- a CDS encoding YraN family protein: MGFLGKNKRGAAPAVAAGSTRDRGNAAEDRALGYLQKAGLRLVERNYRTPGRGGGEIDLVMREGDGTLVFVEVRQRSSAAFGGAGGSIGAVKQARVVLAARHFLMRWASPPPCRFDVVLVEPAELTWLRAAFDAA, encoded by the coding sequence ATGGGATTCCTCGGCAAGAACAAAAGGGGCGCGGCCCCGGCGGTGGCGGCCGGCTCGACGCGGGACCGCGGAAATGCGGCCGAAGACCGCGCGTTGGGCTATCTGCAGAAGGCGGGCCTGCGTCTGGTCGAGCGCAATTATCGGACGCCCGGGCGCGGCGGCGGCGAAATCGACCTGGTCATGCGCGAGGGCGACGGCACGCTGGTGTTCGTCGAGGTGCGGCAGCGTTCGAGTGCGGCCTTCGGCGGCGCGGGAGGAAGCATCGGTGCGGTCAAACAGGCCCGCGTCGTGCTGGCGGCGCGCCATTTCCTGATGCGCTGGGCGTCTCCACCGCCTTGCCGGTTCGATGTCGTGCTGGTGGAGCCGGCCGAATTGACCTGGCTGCGAGCGGCCTTCGACGCTGCCTGA
- a CDS encoding NAD(P)-dependent oxidoreductase, with product MTSINTRSYDAAPARRVAFLGLGVMGFPMAGHLARAGHQVTVYNRSPAKAEAWQQEFNGAGHAPTPREAAQGADIVFCCVGNDDDLRAVTLGADGAFAGMQPGAIFVDHTTASAEVARELCGAARTLGLQFIDAPVSGGQAGAQNGQLTVMCGGDAAAFDAVRPTALAFSRAFTRIGDSGAGQLAKMVNQICIAGVVQGLSEAIAFGQHAGLDMPLVLDVISKGAAQSWQMENRGKTMVEGRFDFGFAVDWMRKDLGLVLDESKRNGARLPLTALVDQFYADVQQAGGQRWDTSSLITRLARKKG from the coding sequence GTGACCAGCATCAACACCCGCAGCTACGACGCCGCACCCGCCCGCCGCGTGGCCTTCCTCGGACTGGGCGTCATGGGCTTCCCCATGGCCGGCCATCTGGCACGCGCCGGCCACCAGGTCACGGTCTACAACCGCTCGCCGGCGAAGGCCGAGGCCTGGCAGCAGGAGTTCAACGGGGCCGGCCATGCGCCCACGCCGCGCGAGGCCGCCCAGGGCGCGGACATCGTCTTCTGCTGCGTGGGCAACGACGATGACCTGCGCGCCGTGACGCTGGGCGCGGACGGCGCCTTCGCCGGGATGCAACCCGGGGCCATCTTCGTGGACCACACGACCGCCTCGGCCGAGGTCGCCCGCGAGCTCTGCGGCGCCGCCCGCACGCTGGGCCTGCAGTTCATCGACGCGCCCGTATCGGGGGGACAGGCCGGCGCGCAGAACGGCCAGCTCACGGTGATGTGCGGTGGCGATGCGGCCGCCTTCGATGCCGTCCGCCCCACCGCCCTGGCCTTCTCACGCGCGTTCACGCGTATCGGCGACAGCGGCGCCGGCCAGTTGGCGAAGATGGTGAACCAGATCTGCATCGCCGGCGTCGTGCAAGGCCTGTCCGAGGCCATCGCCTTCGGGCAGCACGCGGGCCTGGACATGCCCCTCGTGCTGGACGTCATCAGCAAGGGCGCGGCGCAAAGCTGGCAGATGGAGAACCGGGGCAAGACGATGGTCGAAGGCCGCTTCGACTTCGGCTTCGCCGTGGACTGGATGCGCAAGGACCTGGGCCTGGTGCTGGACGAATCCAAGCGCAACGGTGCGCGGCTGCCCCTGACGGCGCTGGTGGACCAGTTCTATGCGGACGTACAGCAGGCGGGCGGACAGCGCTGGGACACCTCCAGCCTGATTACCCGCCTGGCCCGCAAGAAGGGCTGA
- the secY gene encoding preprotein translocase subunit SecY — translation MATNAAQIAKTGKFGDLRRRLVFLLLALVVYRIGAHIPVPGIDPAQLQQLFSGQQGGILNLFNMFSGGALSRFTVFALGIMPYISASIIMQLMTYVLPAFEQLKKEGEAGRRKITQYTRYGTLGLAIFQSLGIAVALESSAGLVLSPGFGFRMTAVVSLTAGTMFLMWLGEQITERGLGNGISILIFAGIAAGLPSSIGGLLELVRTGAMSILAAIFIVIVVGLVTYFVVFVERGQRKILVNYARRQVGNKVYGGQSSHLPLKLNMAGVIPPIFASSIILLPATVVNWFSAGESMRWLRDISAALTPGQPVYVMFYAAAIVFFCFFYTALVFNSRETADNLKKSGAFIPGIRPGDQTARYIDKILVRLTLAGAVYITFVCLLPEFLILKYNVPFYFGGTSLLIIVVVTMDFMAQVQNYMMSQQYESLLKKANFKATPGT, via the coding sequence GTGGCTACTAACGCAGCTCAAATTGCAAAGACCGGAAAGTTCGGCGACCTGCGTCGGCGGCTGGTTTTTCTGCTGCTCGCGTTGGTCGTGTACCGGATCGGGGCGCATATCCCCGTTCCGGGCATTGATCCGGCGCAGCTTCAGCAGCTGTTCAGTGGCCAGCAAGGCGGCATTCTGAATCTGTTCAATATGTTCTCGGGTGGAGCGCTGTCGCGCTTCACGGTGTTCGCACTGGGGATCATGCCGTACATCTCGGCGTCGATCATCATGCAGCTGATGACGTACGTCCTCCCGGCGTTTGAGCAGTTGAAGAAGGAAGGCGAAGCTGGCCGTCGCAAGATCACGCAGTACACGCGCTATGGGACGCTTGGTCTGGCGATCTTCCAGTCCCTCGGCATTGCCGTGGCGCTGGAAAGCTCTGCCGGTCTGGTGCTGAGCCCTGGCTTCGGCTTCCGCATGACGGCCGTCGTGAGCCTCACGGCTGGAACGATGTTCCTCATGTGGCTGGGCGAGCAGATCACCGAGCGCGGCCTGGGTAACGGTATCTCCATCCTGATCTTTGCTGGTATTGCTGCAGGGCTGCCCAGCTCGATCGGCGGTCTGCTGGAGTTGGTTCGCACGGGTGCGATGAGCATCCTGGCCGCCATCTTCATCGTGATCGTCGTGGGTCTGGTGACGTACTTCGTGGTGTTTGTCGAGCGCGGTCAACGGAAGATTCTGGTCAACTATGCGCGGCGCCAGGTGGGCAACAAGGTCTATGGCGGCCAGTCGTCGCATCTGCCCTTGAAGCTGAACATGGCTGGCGTGATCCCGCCGATCTTTGCCTCGTCGATCATCTTGCTGCCGGCGACGGTGGTGAACTGGTTCAGCGCGGGCGAGTCGATGCGCTGGCTGCGTGACATCTCGGCCGCTTTGACCCCTGGTCAGCCCGTGTACGTGATGTTTTACGCCGCGGCCATCGTGTTCTTCTGCTTCTTCTATACGGCGCTGGTGTTCAACAGCCGTGAAACGGCAGACAACCTGAAGAAGAGCGGTGCATTCATCCCCGGGATTCGTCCTGGTGACCAGACGGCCCGCTACATCGACAAGATCCTGGTGCGCCTGACCCTTGCCGGGGCCGTGTACATCACGTTCGTCTGTCTGCTGCCCGAGTTCCTGATCCTGAAGTACAACGTTCCGTTCTACTTCGGAGGGACTTCGCTGTTGATCATCGTTGTCGTCACCATGGACTTCATGGCCCAGGTGCAGAACTACATGATGTCGCAGCAGTACGAGTCCTTGCTCAAGAAGGCCAACTTCAAAGCAACACCCGGAACCTGA
- the rpmJ gene encoding 50S ribosomal protein L36, translating to MRVSASVKKICRNCKIIRRKGVVRVICTDLRHKQRQG from the coding sequence ATGAGAGTTTCGGCTTCGGTCAAGAAAATCTGCCGCAACTGCAAGATCATCCGCCGCAAGGGTGTGGTGCGCGTGATCTGCACGGATCTGCGTCACAAGCAGCGCCAGGGTTGA
- a CDS encoding DNA-directed RNA polymerase subunit alpha translates to MQTNLLKPKAINVEQLGHNRAKVALEPFERGYGHTLGNAIRRVLLSSMVGYAATEVTIAGVLHEYSSIDGVQEDVVNILLNLKGVVFKLHNRDEVTLSLRKDGEGVVTARDIQTPHDVEIVNPDHVIAHLSAGGKLDMQIKVEKGRGYVPGNLRRYADESTKSIGRIVLDASFSPVKRVSYTVESARVEQRTDLDKLVVEIETNGAITAEDAVRASAKILVEQLAVFAQLEGGELAAFDAPASARGNATFDPILLRPVDELELTVRSANCLKAENIYYIGDLIQRTENELLKTPNLGRKSLNEIKEVLASRGLTLGMKLENWPPAGLDKR, encoded by the coding sequence ATGCAAACCAATTTGCTGAAGCCCAAGGCAATCAATGTCGAGCAGCTTGGCCACAACCGCGCCAAGGTGGCATTGGAGCCATTCGAGCGGGGTTATGGTCACACGCTGGGGAACGCCATCCGTCGTGTGCTGCTCTCGTCTATGGTGGGTTACGCAGCAACGGAAGTCACGATCGCAGGCGTTCTGCACGAGTACTCGTCGATCGACGGTGTCCAGGAAGATGTGGTCAACATTCTTCTGAACCTGAAGGGCGTGGTGTTCAAGCTCCACAACCGTGACGAAGTCACGCTGAGCCTGCGCAAGGACGGCGAAGGCGTGGTAACGGCCCGCGACATCCAGACGCCTCACGACGTCGAGATCGTCAATCCTGACCATGTGATCGCCCATCTGTCTGCCGGCGGCAAGCTCGACATGCAGATCAAGGTGGAGAAGGGCCGTGGCTATGTGCCCGGAAACCTGCGCCGCTATGCTGACGAGTCGACCAAGTCGATCGGCCGCATTGTGCTGGACGCTTCGTTCTCGCCGGTCAAGCGTGTGAGCTACACGGTCGAAAGCGCCCGTGTGGAGCAGCGTACCGATCTGGACAAGCTGGTGGTCGAAATCGAAACCAACGGCGCCATTACGGCAGAAGACGCCGTGCGTGCATCCGCCAAGATCTTGGTGGAGCAGCTGGCTGTGTTCGCACAGCTCGAAGGCGGTGAACTGGCTGCTTTCGATGCGCCCGCCAGCGCCCGCGGCAACGCCACGTTCGATCCGATCCTGCTGCGTCCTGTGGACGAACTGGAACTCACCGTGCGTTCGGCCAACTGCCTCAAGGCAGAGAACATCTACTACATCGGCGACCTGATCCAGCGTACCGAGAACGAACTGCTCAAGACCCCGAACCTGGGTCGCAAGTCGCTCAACGAGATCAAGGAAGTGCTGGCTTCGCGCGGCTTGACGCTGGGCATGAAGCTCGAGAACTGGCCACCGGCTGGTCTGGACAAGCGCTGA
- the rpmD gene encoding 50S ribosomal protein L30, protein MTTQQTVKIQLVRSPIGTKESHRATVRGLGLRKLNSISELQDSPEVRGMINKISYLVKVL, encoded by the coding sequence ATGACTACGCAACAAACCGTCAAGATTCAACTGGTGCGCAGCCCGATCGGCACCAAGGAATCGCACCGCGCCACCGTTCGCGGTCTGGGCCTGCGCAAGCTGAACAGCATCAGCGAACTGCAGGACAGCCCCGAAGTGCGCGGCATGATTAACAAGATCAGCTATCTGGTCAAGGTCCTCTGA
- the rplQ gene encoding 50S ribosomal protein L17, producing the protein MRHGHGLRKLNRTSSHRLAMLQNMMNSLIEHEAIKTTLPKAKELRRVIEPMITLAKEDTVANRRLAFNRLRDRDSVTKLFNDLGPRFKTRPGGYTRILKMGFRVGDNAPMAFVELVERADAPAAETTDSAQA; encoded by the coding sequence ATGCGCCACGGACACGGACTCCGCAAACTCAACCGCACCAGCTCGCACCGCCTTGCGATGCTGCAGAACATGATGAACTCGCTCATCGAGCACGAGGCCATCAAGACGACCCTGCCCAAGGCCAAGGAACTGCGCCGCGTGATCGAGCCCATGATCACCCTGGCCAAGGAAGACACCGTGGCGAACCGCCGCCTGGCTTTCAACCGCCTGCGTGACCGCGACAGCGTCACCAAGCTGTTCAACGACCTGGGCCCCCGCTTCAAGACCCGTCCCGGTGGCTACACCCGCATTCTGAAGATGGGCTTCCGCGTCGGCGACAACGCGCCGATGGCCTTCGTCGAGCTCGTCGAGCGTGCGGATGCACCTGCCGCTGAAACGACGGATTCGGCACAAGCCTAA
- a CDS encoding SIS domain-containing protein, producing MLEQRIQQHFIDSADLKYQAAQALSHPIASAVQAILACVTGGGKVLACGGGLSAVQAQQFAAFCVDGLERERPELAALPLGPSAGKADAAALARQVRALGQAGDVLLAITATGDEDALLDAAQAAHERDMTVIALSGRTGGALAGLLRETDVQICVPHDRAARVREVHALVLHCLCDGVDAQLLGEQEIPL from the coding sequence ATGCTCGAGCAACGCATCCAACAGCATTTCATTGACAGCGCTGATCTGAAGTACCAGGCCGCGCAAGCCCTCAGCCACCCCATTGCCTCGGCCGTCCAGGCCATACTGGCCTGCGTCACCGGCGGGGGAAAGGTCCTCGCCTGTGGTGGAGGACTCTCCGCCGTGCAAGCCCAGCAGTTCGCCGCCTTCTGTGTGGATGGGCTGGAAAGGGAACGTCCGGAGCTGGCCGCACTCCCACTGGGACCTTCGGCAGGCAAGGCCGATGCGGCAGCCCTGGCCCGGCAGGTGCGTGCGCTGGGACAGGCGGGCGATGTACTCCTCGCGATCACCGCGACCGGCGACGAGGATGCCCTGTTGGATGCCGCCCAGGCCGCGCACGAGCGGGACATGACGGTGATCGCGCTGAGCGGGCGTACCGGCGGCGCATTGGCCGGCCTGCTGCGCGAAACCGACGTGCAGATCTGCGTACCGCATGACCGCGCTGCGCGCGTGCGTGAAGTCCATGCCCTCGTCCTGCACTGCCTGTGCGATGGCGTGGACGCCCAGTTACTTGGTGAACAGGAGATACCTCTATGA